TTTAgatgaccaaaagtaattggacagttcatttctctgctgtttctgcttagtcaggtgtattcaataatttccttggtgcaggtataataAGAAATGTAGTATTTAGTcatgattcttggcttttgataGCCATTGGAGTCTGATTTTGGTATTTGTCAACAATGGTCAATAACCAAAGATGTTCCCATGAAAGTCAAgacattatgaggctgagaaatgagaaaaaaacagccAGAGATATAGGCCAAAtaatagacaaacaaactgTTGGGAAAGAGAAGAAGTAAGAGAGCCCTGGTGTATGTCTgtgatcattgccttgctgtgggatgatgcactgtccaatgagtttagAGGTATTTGATTAAATTTGAGCAGGGTCTGTAATATTCAAAATTAATTCTGCAGCGGTAACATCATCAATGAAGGCAATGAaggccagcacctgtggcagccataacTGCCCAAATTGTTTCGCAGGTGaaggggggtgctttggatcttgcgAGGTCATTTTTGGCCTGCACATTttcctcttgccatcactcAAGTCAAtcctggtctcatctgtccacaagaccatTTTCATGAACTCTGCATTCTCTTTTCAGTACTTCTTAGCAGGCTGTTTTTGGATCTTACTAGTGGTGTGCATCCTGTTTTGCATCCTGCAGCCTCTATTTCTGCTTTTGAAGTCTTTGGCATACAATAGTAGCTGATAATAGGGGACGTAATTGCAACATGAACCACGGTACATGGATGtagataccctcaaattaaaggtgacggTCTGCACTTAAACTTCACATTCATtggttcatttcaaatccaatgtgctggagtagtgagacaaaagaacaaaaattgtaCCAATGTCAAAAGACCTACAGTGTATATATCCAGATATTCAGATGCTGAGATGTTCAATCTCAATCTtaccaaaatgcatttttgattcCTAGTATTTACCCATTTCTAACCAGTTTTCCACAATGTGTAAATCACTGAACATAATACACGTGAGTTCTATCTTCCTTGAAAGCTGAAATTAAGAAATTATTTTTGCACTACTCTTCCATAATCATTATATTTCAACATAAGCTAAATATACATTGGGATATCTTCCAACCATTGAATagtacagtaaaaataaatgggTAATTCTTAGACTGATAACAGTACACAGAATGTGTCAAACAATATCCATTGAAGTTGCATCTGGACAATGTATAGGAGAAGTGTATAGCTACTTCATACTTGTTATATTGGACTTTTGAGACAATTTGTGAATCTATCAATGCATTATGCATTCTGGGCTGCTAAAACGATTTTCTAtctgattttatttcatttaaatggcggtggaaagaaataataatttttatttcccaatcaAAATAGTTGAATAATTGTATTCTATTGTGGAATACCCTGACAGTTATAGGTTATGCTATGTAATATTGTGCTTTGGGCACAAGCTCACTTGACTATTCTGTGCCTCAGCCTATAACAGGACTGTAGTTTCTACCatgtgtagcctatataaatgtatatcaaagacatttcatttttaatatacttgtgtaatggaatgtatactactttttaaaaaggtacTCAGGGGTCCCTGGCTGTTTGTTGTAAGGGCATAAAAGAACACTCAGGGAGCTCTCAGATGAAGAAACAAGGAACACAGCATGACTAACTTTATGACTGCATTTATAACACACAGTACAATTGTGTGAATTGTCTATGTCAAGAgggaatatacagtatttcagaaatgttattCTCATTTGGTGGTTGACTATTTCTCACAGTTTTGAATTCTAACAgagaattatattttaaaagacGTAGACTGGGATGTTGTTGGAAACCCACATATTTGTGAGTGTGAAAGTCTGCATTACAATAATGTTAGGTACTGTAATTGCAATATTTTACAGTGCATTCTTTAGCTATGGCTTTGCTTTTGTGCATGCAGAAAAGGTACAATCATGTATATCACCCCAGTTGTCTGTATTTTTGGGAGAATTAAATCATTGAAATGTTCAGATTTGTTTTGTGATTACATGTAGTATACCTAATCTGTACTAACCTatataaattattaatattaaatagaAATACAAGCGCCAGATTATGTCATATGAGAGAAATAAGGAAATAAGGGTTTACAGTGTAGGCCTATGGCAAAAAGTAGTCACTTGTGGCTTCCAGTGTATTATTGACAGTGACTAGGTAGAAAATAAGCCTGATGATCCAAAGGTGGCATGAATCAGCCATGAATCAGCTTTCTATGATTTGTGAAacccttttcattatttttctaatATAAAGCATATTTAATCCATCATTATGGACATGGAAGTAGCTATTCAAAGACTtgtgtctgtttatttttttcaaaccaCATGAACAAGGACCCAAGGTAGAAACTTCCACAAGCCCTGTCACTCTATAGATTTTATAGAGTTTTCTAATATAGCCCTACTGCACATTTAGGTATAGCCCAACACATCATAATGTAGgctaaatacacaaatattcaATGTCTTCTAACGTTTTCACCAAAAAGTATGACAAACTAGCATCTGGGATTAGGCCTTCATAGTTTTTCTAAGATTTTATGAATTATTAACTTTTTCTATTTGAAATTTGTCTATTTAATACACTATAATGGGTATGAAAAGTTGTATTGAAAGTCTGATCCTTTACCCAAACACATAATGACCTGAAACCGCATGGAAGATGACCTTGTGTACACTTTCAATACCCTTGTCCGAAGTTGTGAAACCTGAAGAGTAAAGGTCACGAAACCTTACATTTCATACAGCGCCTTGAAAACATATTTGGCcttttcctgatttcctctttattgcatatttgtcacagtagtttcacattcattcattaatggaggaaatcaggaagtgggGTGAATACTTTTTAATAGCACTATATGTTTAATCAACATGCACACGTAGGAGACATATACATTGTTGCTCTTTAACCAAAATTGATAATGACGTATAACTCACTGCATCAATGTTATAGGTATACTTGTGTAAAGGTTATTGCTTATTACTTTTGTTATGATACAAATTCTTGTTTGTTAGGTTACATGACACTCTTTGATATAAATGGGCTTTCTTTGATATTGTacttttgtattcctgagactATGGTATCCACTTGCATCTGCTAAGTGATTCTAATGTAATGCAGAATAATGCAATGCACCTGGAAGGGGGCACCACATTGGAATGGTCACAATCTTGCTGGTTTGTGAATCCTTTATTGGATTTCAATAGTTTTGAATATGCCATATGTTTACTACCTAATTATTGGCATGGACAGGGTAATTAAAAGGCTCACACTTCCTTTTATCTGGTTTGTTCAGTACATGGGAGCACATCCTGTTTTTGAATTCATGTACTGAATGaaaatgggggtggggaggtCAAATAAAGGTTGTGAAAAATCGTATATAGCTCTCAGCAATATGCAACTAATCTAAAATATCTCGGTACCTGAAATATTAAATGCTttgaaaaacatacacggaAATGTTATATATAGTACGTGTAATGGAAGTGAGCGAGGAATAAAATACCACCCGTGAAGAATTCACAAGTCCaattatttgattaaaaagttattAACCCAAGCGCTGAATCTAAATATTGACCGAATCTCGAACTGAAAGCTATCTTTACAGTCTAAAACTAAAGGGGAACAAAcgtgtgtgtgatatgtttGTAGCTACAccaaaaaggaaacattttttcGAAGCGTAATTTACCAAAAGCAGTTTTGCccagtaaaaaatatatatctcaaTGGTCTTTGATTAGACGATTTGTAAATCAGCCTCCAAACAGGACCATTCTTATCTCTCACATCTGccaccctcttcctctctcagctAAAATCTTGTTTAAACCTACTTCCTCTCGCCAGCAGTGTACGGGGTTTGCAAATACAGGCAGGGTTCCGTGGCTTGCGCTTGGCGTTTTTTGTTGCAATGACTTTGTATCGATCGCCATGCCCCAGTACTGGATTCGGAAGACCACATGCTGCAATTTGCTGCAACACTTTTGCGCACTGTACAAAAATAGCGGTCAACTAATAATCGATTGAATTTAAACTTCTGCGTATTACTTTTTTTCTCGTTTCAATTATGATTATCATCTTTTCCAGCCGTTTGTAAATAAAAGGGAAGAGGACAAGGAAGAAGAACACTAAAAGCCCATTGGCTACATCCAATAGCCAAATGCTATTAAACCTGTTCACCATCGATTACTTCTTTGGAAGTAGGTACTGAAATAAGTTTCAGGTAGGCAACTTCTTTATACTGCTGTGCAGTCGCTAGAGCTACTGTCTTTTCAGTCAATCCAGTCTTTGCCTTAGTGGTTATGTTCCCTCCAAAGATGTACACCTCCAATTCTGATTGAGATTCGTGCTTGTGTGGTGTTAGATTAGATTGACGATAATAGATGTCTGATCGAGAAACAGCATGAACGTCCCACAGTATAAACATGTCTTCGAGATGTTTTCTATCTTGTTTAGGGTATAGCGATGTTGTTTTTCAACGCAACTTGGACGTGATTCCACTTCTGGATATTTTCAGTTGCAATATTATAATCTGCCTTTTGTTTCTCTAAATAATACCAACGCTGTTACGCGATGCtcgtttaaatgtaaatgtaaagtaaaGAGAATGTATTGTAACGTTGCTATTTTCCACAAAAGTTATACAAGATTACGAGATACGAATTGCGTTAGGCCAACTCAGTGTGGATGTTATCTTGTGATGAAGCAACAAGTGACAGACAGGGGAGCTTGGCCAAAATGTCCAGAGTAAAAAACATGAATGCACAGAATATCTGTGGCCAGCGCGAATACTGTAATAAAAGAGTGTAGACTGGTGTTTAGCAAAATGGAATTTGTTGTCCTTGGGTATAACGTTCATGATTTACAAATGATCCGGTGACCAAAAAGTCAAATTGCATCTGGTAGTTGTGACATTGTTGATAGTGTCTGCCTTTCTGCTGTCACTCACTGTAGTGTGGGATGTAAGTTCACTGGCAGGATGAAGTGACACTGTGCCTCTGCTCCTCATCAGGAGAGTGGCTAACAGCCACGGCCAGTGGTGTGCAGATTGTGGCCTCCGAGGGGCTCAAAGGAGGGATGCCTTCCCCCCATGGTGGAGTGCTGTCACTGGGCATCCTCTTCATGACGGTGGGGGGCTTGATGTTCCTGTGTGTGGGTCAGATGGTGACCTGGTTTGGTCTGGCGCTGGGCCTGGTTGGATTCTTCCTGATGGTGCTGGGGGTGTATATGGCGATGAAGTCTCACCATGTGGCTGTCCCAGGTCACTTTTTGCTACACCCACGCACTGGTACACGCTACAGTCATCACCAGGCCATCAGCCTTCAGAGGTAAGGTCAGACTGTTACCAtgccaatgaaaaaaaacattcagtagaAGATTGAAGATTAAATCCACACATCTAAATAGTGTAAAACTCCATGTGGTACAGTGTACAATTAAATGAATGTCTTGCCTCAGTTGTCGTCTATCTATAGCATCTGTTCCAAAATGCTTATGAGGTAAGGACAAAAGGAAAGTAATGAATGTTCTGATTCTAGAAGTAGGTCGAAGATGAAGCTttggggggaggaagggggctGCTTACTGCCTTGGACAAGAAGATTCTATTGGCCTTGTTCTGTTTAATTTGTGAGTGTCACTACAGTTTATGTTACACACTAGCACTGCTAACTGTCTAAGGAGACTCAAGGTTGCCCAGGAATACACAAGGGCCTTTGTGTATCATCAGTTTTTTCCAGGAAATGTTGAGCGACTTTAAAAGTGGTCTGGAAGTGAATGTTTGATGGGacctagaaaaaaaaacaataccacAAAACAGTTGGCTATGAGTAGTGTTAAGGCACCACATGACAAGAAGTAGTGGGTTATTGAAGcacatttcccttttttatCGCCTCATAAATGAGCCGAGTGaagtgagaggaagagggataGGGTCTGATCTGTTTCTTGTACAATATGTCATCTTTGAGTTGGACTAGCGCAGCGTTAGATGAAAATGTTTGGCAAGTTTTGGTCTTAGTACAGCACATTTATGAGATTAAGAGAACAATGTTAATAGAAAACAGAAGCTTCATTGCAGTCAGGGCCAAGTGGCTGCTTGACTGGTGAGCATGCTGGAGTGATCAGAGAAGCATGTGGTTGAGATTTCATCAGAgaggctgtttgtgtgagtggaaTAAACACATAGTTTCACTGTTTAAGCTCAATGCAAAACTGACTCACCATTCAGGGAGGCTGAGAAACAGTTCCTTCTTTTATATGAAAGAAAAGTACATCTTTATGGCAAAACTGATGTTAAGAAAGCGCTCCCAAAGAGTATTTAATATGGGGATAATCTGCTCAGTTTTAGGTAGACCAGTTCCCTCCCTTTTGCCTTTTAGCTGTGCACCTCTGAATTTAACACAACAGCAACACATGTCAGTTCCATTCCATGTTTATCCAGAAGGGATGGCTTCACCACCCTAGTTCTGCAAAACGGACACTTTTCAAAGAAGCTATTAGTGAGAGATAGTCATGAACAAGGTGCCTGCTACACAAACAGTCCTTAAGTTAATGCCTCTGTTCAGGCAGCCATAGTACAAACATGTTTTTCGTCACAGTGCAGatattttttctgttgtcctGCAGGAGGCTGGACAGGATCCGCAGGGCGGTGTCAGAGGACAGAGAATCAGCAAACCCTCCCCCACCAGAGCCCAATTTGAACATTGTCCCGGGAACGCCCCCACCCTGGGACATGGAGCCTCCACCCTCTTATGAGACAGTCATGAAGAGTGCCCTGGGCAACGTCCAGCACCTCTGACCCCTCAGTCCCCCTATTACTCAACACAGTGCCTTTGCTATTTTTCATTGTAGCTGGACACAATTCGTTGGAACTTATGTTTGAAAACAGAACTTTATGAACTCATAAAAGAGTTGGTAACAGTCTGACTGATGCATTTGGACAAAAAAATGATACTCTCAGAGGGTCATAACGGTGCTGGTTTTATAGCCTTCACACAGGAAGCAGTCATTAACCCAGTCACTGGTGATTTAACTGCTTGGACTATTTAAAGATTTCAAACTTTTCCCACATCAGATGGAGAAGGAAAACCAAGATATAATCGTAATGGGAATCAGCAAGTCCTAGCTAATGGGACTACCAACTCTATAACAAGAAGAGCTAATGAAAAAGTTGGCACATAATACAGCATACGCCATCCATTGTGTTTTGGGGGGTGAGGGTTATGGGTATTTTGTGGTTTGCATCTGGGATTTCCAAAAACACTAGGTCAGCACAGACCCAGTAAGCTCCAGTCCTCCTTCGACATTCCTCATTTCTACCATTCCTCAAGTTCTCTCCTGTGCATAATTGTCTGTCAGTAAGTGGAATACTTCATGGTTGCTGACATTGGGTAATTAGCAGACTATTTTTTAGAGAACCAAGGAATCTCagatttcattaaaatgaaatgtactgtacatacatttcCTTTGGTCATACCTGAGCCCTTGAGCAGTTCGGTCTGCTAGTTATGAACTGATCAGGATTTCAACCATGACCATTTAATTCCAGTTCTTATCAAGTGGAACATGGATTATTGCACTGGGAGTATGGGTTTCTGTCTTTTAGTCTTCTCATGATTTTTTATTCAACATGAAAAACCAACTTccctgtatttatttcttacTTATGTTTCACTAGGTAATCTGTCTAACAATTCATGCAGCTAAAATATTGATAATCATTGTATGAATGGAAAAAGTACACTTTTTAAGGCAGGATTTATTAGGATAATTGagaaaaataagtatttaagAGTTTGTGCCTCCGAATGTGTTTTCTGAATTTGCTGTATTATGTACAGTCATTCTGAATGGTCTATAATATGAACATTCACCAATGAACATAAGTAAATTACATATGACATGCATTGGCTCAAGGATGGTGCTTTCGTATAAATACAGGTAAATGTATGTCAAAGAAATGACATAAACACTATTGgtgagtttcacagacacagattaagcttagtccttgGCCTAAATTCATTTTGAATGGGGATTCtccatataaaacacatttcagtccaggactaagcttaatttgtctgtgaaaccagcccagtGTTGAATTGATCACTAGCTATTATCGTTCATAATATAATACAGCTCAAAGATTAACTGAACTATAATGTATGCAATTACAGAACAACCAGAAGTTCTCTAAGCATGGTCAATAGCTGCATTTTATGCCCTGTTCAAATGTAAGAcactgctgtttttcagcaggcaGCAGGTGAAGGTGAATGGGAGACAGGGCCTCTAGAAGGGGCTGCCCAGGGCAAGGTTACCTGGCCAAGTCTCATTACAGGTGCAGTGATATCAGTAACTTCGCAGCTCATTGGCACTTGGCACAGTCAGTCAAATTCAGCTTAATGAAGCATTGCCCTTCCCTGGTTCCTTTTCACCTCTGCTGCACTGGCGTAATGTCACAGAGCACAGAAGACAGggatctcagtgtgtctctgccctGATGACCTGCCCTTGTAGGACCTGACCGCTTTGCTCCTGAGCAGCACCTCTGGACCTCTGGGGCTTGCACCATGGCTGAGAACAAGCCTTACCGCTATGGGCTCATCATTCTGGGGCTGTTTGTCGTGGCCGTTGGCCTCTTCATCATGAGTGTGGAGGAGCCTCAGGTGTATGCTACCTTCTGTGCAATGGGTGTGCTCATGGTGGGCATTGGCACTGTATGGAGCATGTGCCAGTGCTATCCTAAGGTAGGAACACATGAAACTGCTTTTACTCCAGTACATTGATCAGTCCTATAATTACTGTATATGGCTTACAAATGAGTATATTTCTCAACACCAATGTATCAGCCTTTGTATTTTTGATTTTGTTCGTATTGGGCAGCCTTCTCtgcatgtacagttgtgttcaaataaatagcagtgcattaaaaaagtgaataaagtgcaactatttttttaaaagcttttagtttcatatttcaaatgtattggaaacattacacattcaattccaaatcaaagcattaacaaattttatGAAATCAGCGTTATTATTTTataggaagcaaagaaaaagaatattaatttgttcaaaaaaatggcagttgaaattttttctcttcaaactgaaacattactgtataaactgaatacatttttcaagatttaacttcactttaaattactgaacaaatatttagttgcataaccattgtttttgataactgctgtgcatctgcgttgcattgacttctggcacctagaaacaggtatttcagcccaggatgaacaaactacattccacagttcctgtgaatttttgggtcttgcttcagaaactgcatttttaatgtcaccccacaagttttcaatgggattgaggttgggggattgagctggtcactccattacctcaatcctttttgtctgaaaccaaaatgttcctctctcgtgtgtttggggtcgttgtcttgttgaaacacccatttcagggacatttcctcttcggcatacaaaaacataatctcttcaagtattttgatatattcaaactgatccatgatccctggtatacgaacccaacacttCACAGtgcactgtggcttgaattcagtacccgtcTAACGTACTG
The sequence above is a segment of the Conger conger chromosome 4, fConCon1.1, whole genome shotgun sequence genome. Coding sequences within it:
- the si:dkeyp-51f12.3 gene encoding uncharacterized protein si:dkeyp-51f12.3 isoform X1 is translated as MLLNLFTIDYFFGREWLTATASGVQIVASEGLKGGMPSPHGGVLSLGILFMTVGGLMFLCVGQMVTWFGLALGLVGFFLMVLGVYMAMKSHHVAVPGHFLLHPRTGTRYSHHQAISLQRRLDRIRRAVSEDRESANPPPPEPNLNIVPGTPPPWDMEPPPSYETVMKSALGNVQHL
- the si:dkeyp-51f12.3 gene encoding uncharacterized protein si:dkeyp-51f12.3 isoform X2, with amino-acid sequence MPSPHGGVLSLGILFMTVGGLMFLCVGQMVTWFGLALGLVGFFLMVLGVYMAMKSHHVAVPGHFLLHPRTGTRYSHHQAISLQRRLDRIRRAVSEDRESANPPPPEPNLNIVPGTPPPWDMEPPPSYETVMKSALGNVQHL